A region from the Sandaracinus amylolyticus genome encodes:
- a CDS encoding peroxiredoxin family protein, whose translation MTRRAALLAVIVALSAATLAHAQLVEPPSEAGDFSLEETSGQTRTLSSVRGRVVIVFYEDRDHTSVNHAFKETLHRFVIDNHLQQQTTTYAIADVHGIDGIVRDMARGAIRTIASRYGIQILLDWDGVMRRAPFSLRGSEANVALIDRQGRMRWRHAGAVGEAERTSFFRTFRQLLREPAPAPAAP comes from the coding sequence GTGACGCGCCGGGCTGCGCTGCTCGCGGTGATCGTCGCCCTCTCGGCGGCGACCCTCGCGCATGCGCAGCTCGTCGAGCCGCCGAGCGAGGCGGGCGACTTCTCGCTCGAGGAGACCTCGGGCCAGACGCGCACGCTGTCGTCGGTGCGTGGTCGCGTCGTGATCGTCTTCTACGAGGATCGCGATCACACGTCGGTGAACCACGCGTTCAAGGAGACGCTGCACCGCTTCGTGATCGACAACCACCTGCAGCAGCAGACGACGACCTACGCGATCGCCGACGTGCACGGGATCGACGGCATCGTGCGCGACATGGCGCGCGGCGCCATCCGCACGATCGCGTCGCGCTATGGGATCCAGATCCTGCTCGACTGGGACGGCGTGATGCGGCGCGCGCCGTTCTCGCTGCGCGGCAGCGAGGCGAACGTCGCGCTGATCGATCGTCAGGGGCGCATGCGATGGCGCCATGCGGGCGCGGTCGGAGAGGCGGAGCGCACGTCCTTCTTCCGCACGTTCCGCCAGCTCCTGCGCGAGCCCGCCCCCGCGCCCGCCGCGCCCTGA
- a CDS encoding NAD(P)/FAD-dependent oxidoreductase: MSASFDGAMFDVVICGGGLAGLTLARQLRREVPSAKVAVVERQRRPLPDAAHKVGESSVELSSHYFGVVLGLGDYLRKNHLIKNGLRFFPGGGRTHRLEERTEIGPPQMPKVPSFQLDRGRLENDLRAMVEADGVTLIEGFSVRDIHFGERDAPHEVVISEGSQGERVTLRARWVVDAAGRAALIRKKLDLTRPSGHLANSSWYRVKGKLDVGDFVPESERGWHARDGERIRWLSTVHFMGTGYWLWLIPLSTGHTSVGVVVHDEVHPFDTIRTLEKTKQWIAHHEPRIWEQIGHHEAEDFLCLRHYSHGSAQVYSKDRWSCVGEAGPFADPFYSPGSDFIALGNCFTTELVRMDLAGDASWQARAEEYDGFYLRFFDVACETYRKAAPCYGQPRAMAAKIYWDDFNYWAFVCQYFFKELWKLPPADHARFVEIAKGFATLSFRAQKLVSEWAKRAHDEPRAVHVTLPPIPSLLANLHLDLEKAMTPDETHVYMTEKLALADELLHEMVLRALVSLGPTNGVELAREVDLATWGSRVSDARLDAEEAEGGARRRALSLVARDFERCVGRADKHPEVVSVRALVDHVYAQIAEAAE, translated from the coding sequence ATGAGCGCTTCGTTCGATGGGGCGATGTTCGACGTGGTCATCTGCGGGGGAGGGCTCGCGGGCCTGACGCTCGCGCGGCAGCTGCGCCGCGAGGTGCCGAGCGCGAAGGTCGCGGTGGTGGAGCGCCAGCGTCGTCCGCTTCCCGACGCAGCGCACAAGGTCGGCGAGTCGAGCGTCGAGCTCTCGTCGCACTACTTCGGCGTCGTGCTCGGGCTCGGCGACTACCTCCGCAAGAACCACCTGATCAAGAACGGGCTGCGCTTCTTCCCGGGCGGCGGGCGCACCCACAGGCTCGAGGAGCGCACCGAGATCGGGCCGCCGCAGATGCCGAAGGTGCCCTCGTTCCAGCTCGATCGCGGGCGCCTCGAGAACGATCTGCGCGCGATGGTCGAGGCCGACGGCGTGACGTTGATCGAGGGCTTCTCGGTGCGCGACATCCACTTCGGCGAGCGCGACGCGCCGCACGAGGTCGTGATCAGCGAGGGCTCGCAGGGCGAGCGCGTCACGCTGCGCGCGCGCTGGGTCGTCGACGCCGCGGGACGCGCCGCCCTCATCCGCAAGAAGCTCGATCTCACGCGCCCGAGCGGCCATCTCGCGAACAGCTCGTGGTACCGCGTGAAGGGCAAGCTCGACGTCGGCGACTTCGTGCCCGAGAGCGAGCGCGGCTGGCACGCGCGCGACGGCGAGCGCATCCGCTGGCTCTCCACGGTGCACTTCATGGGCACCGGCTACTGGCTCTGGCTCATCCCGCTCTCGACCGGGCACACCAGCGTCGGCGTCGTGGTGCACGACGAGGTGCATCCCTTCGACACGATCCGCACGCTCGAGAAGACGAAGCAGTGGATCGCGCACCACGAGCCGCGCATCTGGGAGCAGATCGGCCACCACGAGGCCGAGGACTTCCTCTGCCTGCGCCACTACTCGCACGGCAGCGCGCAGGTCTACTCGAAGGATCGCTGGTCGTGCGTGGGCGAGGCCGGTCCCTTCGCCGATCCGTTCTACTCGCCGGGCTCCGACTTCATCGCGCTCGGCAACTGCTTCACGACCGAGCTCGTCCGCATGGACCTCGCGGGCGACGCGTCGTGGCAGGCGCGCGCCGAGGAATACGACGGGTTCTACCTGCGCTTCTTCGACGTCGCGTGCGAGACCTACCGCAAGGCCGCGCCCTGCTACGGCCAGCCGCGCGCGATGGCCGCGAAGATCTACTGGGACGACTTCAACTACTGGGCGTTCGTCTGCCAGTACTTCTTCAAGGAGCTCTGGAAGCTGCCGCCCGCCGATCACGCGCGCTTCGTGGAGATCGCGAAGGGCTTCGCGACGCTGAGCTTCCGCGCGCAGAAGCTGGTCTCGGAGTGGGCCAAGCGCGCGCACGACGAGCCGCGCGCGGTGCACGTGACGCTGCCGCCGATTCCGTCGCTGCTCGCGAACCTGCACCTCGATCTCGAGAAGGCGATGACGCCCGACGAGACGCACGTGTACATGACGGAGAAGCTCGCGCTCGCCGACGAGCTGCTGCACGAGATGGTGCTGCGCGCGCTGGTGTCGCTCGGGCCGACGAACGGCGTGGAGCTCGCGCGGGAGGTCGATCTCGCGACCTGGGGCTCGCGCGTCTCGGACGCGCGGCTCGACGCGGAGGAGGCCGAAGGCGGCGCGCGTCGTCGCGCGCTCTCGCTCGTGGCGCGCGACTTCGAGCGCTGCGTCGGTCGCGCCGACAAGCACCCCGAGGTCGTGTCGGTGCGCGCGCTGGTCGACCACGTCTACGCGCAGATCGCGGAGGCTGCCGAGTGA
- a CDS encoding putative metal-binding motif-containing protein, giving the protein MGKDHHGTRGGAWRMMCAVLALACSEPAPDDALDATTDDGDASVLCASDADCSDQLYCNGAERCAPTSADADARGCVLAEPACVTGQSCDEAADRCATVCAVTEDADGDGAIAIDCGGDDCDDSERRVFPGAIEICDPEHVDEDCDPTTLGALDRDADGYADEACCNDRGDGVLACGDDCNDLERTATPTSSEVCDGFDNDCDGTIDERVLASGFLDADGDLHGDPASPRMACPGETRFSAVDDDCDDADAQRHGSQSEACNARDDDCDGTIDEATSTLTWYRDADGDGFGDPNATSRACAPPAGHVLIALDCDDGDPDVHPAAAERCNGEDDDCNGRADFRVARGDYEDDDHDLRPDASCSEDEGVADCDDRNPDVRPGAPELLDGVDNDCDEAADDVCRATSWYVDGDGDGFGDGASEPMRGCEPIAGHAPRDGDCDEAAPERNPAQREVCDGEDDDCDGETDESAGSLCFLAHALGACDAGACTIDRCGRGWRDCDGETDDGCEISIATDAANCGACGTECAGGDHAMAACTMGRCGFDCDDGYGDCDGDPRNGCEADVYSDVLNCGVCGRVCSNRPNATRDCRLGACVADCATGYENCDGDLADGCEVEIARDATSCGACGASCGTAGEICIDRSCETPAFASSGSEGAFAPTADVVLSPGVHHFTTITIPEGVVVTTSGSGVLELRATGDVRIAGRVDVTGSRGGHGSAAYPQSDSGGGGTTGTPLAPGVDFDEMTAECGPAGSGGTGATGGNGVTTSSAGCSLGGAFGGGAGGLATGAGGGGGGYAGGGGGMDYQGRAGGAGASAAGNSGGAGASDTTPCTPAQGGQAHGRYAGTSSPGCHGGAGGSIGALAVADLRVATTFRPGSGGGGAGGSYLNGSGGGGGAGGAVRIASATRIEITSTGAVRADGGAGGTGPSGGGNGGGGGSGGVVYLVAPSMQIDGTVSAVGGVGGGGGSPQRGGNGGLGRVRLSVLEEECTITGVVSPVLLDGCGPSAVREHPYVARYPD; this is encoded by the coding sequence ATGGGGAAGGATCACCACGGCACGCGCGGGGGCGCGTGGCGGATGATGTGCGCCGTGCTGGCGCTGGCGTGCAGCGAGCCGGCGCCCGACGACGCGCTCGACGCGACCACCGACGACGGCGACGCGAGCGTGCTCTGCGCGAGCGACGCCGACTGCAGCGACCAGCTCTACTGCAACGGCGCCGAGCGCTGCGCGCCGACGAGCGCCGACGCCGACGCGCGCGGCTGCGTCCTCGCCGAGCCCGCGTGCGTCACGGGGCAGTCCTGCGACGAGGCGGCCGATCGCTGCGCGACGGTGTGCGCGGTGACCGAGGACGCCGACGGAGACGGCGCGATCGCGATCGACTGCGGCGGCGACGACTGCGACGACTCCGAGCGGCGCGTGTTCCCGGGCGCGATCGAGATCTGCGACCCCGAGCACGTCGACGAGGACTGCGACCCCACGACGCTCGGCGCGCTCGATCGCGACGCCGACGGATACGCCGACGAAGCCTGCTGCAACGACCGCGGCGACGGCGTGCTCGCGTGCGGCGACGACTGCAACGACCTCGAGCGCACCGCGACGCCGACGTCGAGCGAGGTGTGCGATGGCTTCGACAACGACTGCGACGGCACCATCGACGAGCGGGTGCTGGCCTCCGGCTTCCTCGACGCGGATGGCGACCTGCACGGCGATCCCGCTTCGCCTCGCATGGCGTGCCCCGGCGAGACGCGCTTCTCGGCGGTCGACGACGACTGCGACGACGCGGACGCGCAGCGGCACGGCTCGCAGTCCGAGGCGTGCAACGCGCGCGACGACGATTGCGACGGAACGATCGACGAGGCGACGTCGACGCTCACGTGGTACCGCGACGCCGACGGCGACGGCTTCGGCGACCCGAACGCGACCTCGCGCGCGTGCGCGCCGCCGGCGGGCCACGTGCTGATCGCGCTCGACTGCGACGACGGAGATCCCGACGTGCACCCCGCGGCGGCCGAGCGCTGCAACGGCGAGGACGACGACTGCAACGGCCGCGCGGACTTCCGCGTCGCGCGCGGCGACTACGAGGACGACGATCACGACCTCCGTCCCGACGCGTCGTGCAGCGAGGACGAGGGCGTCGCGGACTGCGACGATCGGAACCCCGACGTGCGCCCCGGCGCGCCCGAGCTCCTCGACGGAGTCGACAACGACTGCGACGAGGCCGCGGACGACGTGTGCCGCGCGACGAGCTGGTACGTCGACGGCGACGGCGACGGATTCGGCGACGGCGCGAGCGAGCCGATGCGCGGGTGCGAGCCGATCGCGGGACACGCGCCGCGCGACGGCGACTGCGACGAGGCCGCGCCCGAGCGCAACCCCGCGCAGCGCGAGGTCTGCGACGGCGAGGACGACGACTGCGACGGCGAGACCGACGAGAGCGCCGGCTCGCTGTGCTTCCTCGCGCACGCGCTCGGCGCGTGCGACGCGGGCGCGTGCACGATCGATCGCTGCGGCCGCGGGTGGCGAGACTGCGACGGCGAGACCGACGACGGCTGCGAGATCTCGATCGCGACCGACGCCGCGAACTGCGGCGCGTGCGGCACCGAGTGCGCGGGCGGCGATCACGCGATGGCCGCGTGCACGATGGGCCGCTGCGGCTTCGACTGCGACGACGGCTACGGCGACTGCGACGGCGACCCGCGCAACGGCTGCGAGGCCGACGTCTACTCCGACGTGCTGAACTGCGGCGTCTGCGGCCGCGTGTGCTCGAACCGTCCGAACGCGACGCGCGACTGTCGCCTCGGCGCGTGCGTCGCGGACTGCGCGACGGGCTACGAGAACTGCGACGGTGACCTCGCCGACGGATGCGAGGTCGAGATCGCGCGCGACGCGACGAGCTGCGGCGCGTGCGGCGCGAGCTGCGGCACCGCGGGCGAGATCTGCATCGATCGCTCGTGCGAGACGCCGGCCTTCGCGAGCAGCGGGTCCGAAGGTGCGTTCGCGCCCACCGCGGACGTGGTGCTCTCGCCGGGCGTGCACCACTTCACGACGATCACGATCCCCGAGGGCGTGGTGGTCACGACGTCGGGCAGCGGCGTGCTCGAGCTCCGCGCGACCGGTGACGTGCGGATCGCGGGGCGCGTCGACGTGACGGGCTCGCGCGGAGGGCACGGCAGCGCGGCATATCCGCAGTCCGACTCGGGCGGAGGCGGCACCACCGGCACGCCGCTCGCGCCCGGCGTCGACTTCGACGAGATGACCGCGGAGTGCGGGCCCGCGGGCAGCGGCGGCACCGGCGCGACGGGCGGGAACGGCGTGACGACGTCGAGCGCGGGATGCTCGCTCGGCGGCGCGTTCGGTGGCGGCGCGGGCGGCCTCGCCACCGGTGCGGGCGGTGGTGGCGGCGGCTACGCGGGCGGCGGCGGCGGGATGGACTACCAGGGTCGTGCCGGCGGTGCGGGCGCGTCCGCTGCGGGCAACTCGGGCGGCGCGGGCGCGAGCGACACGACGCCGTGCACGCCGGCGCAGGGCGGACAAGCACACGGCCGCTACGCGGGCACGAGCTCGCCCGGGTGCCACGGCGGCGCGGGGGGATCGATCGGCGCGCTCGCCGTCGCGGATCTGCGGGTCGCGACGACGTTCCGTCCGGGCAGCGGCGGCGGTGGCGCCGGAGGCTCGTACCTCAACGGCTCGGGCGGCGGCGGTGGCGCGGGTGGCGCGGTGCGGATCGCGAGCGCGACGCGGATCGAGATCACGTCGACGGGTGCGGTGCGCGCGGACGGCGGCGCGGGCGGCACCGGGCCGAGCGGCGGTGGCAACGGCGGGGGTGGTGGCTCGGGCGGCGTCGTGTACCTCGTCGCGCCGTCGATGCAGATCGACGGCACGGTGAGCGCCGTCGGCGGCGTCGGCGGAGGCGGCGGGAGCCCGCAGCGCGGCGGCAACGGCGGGCTCGGTCGCGTGCGGCTCTCGGTCCTCGAGGAGGAGTGCACGATCACCGGCGTCGTGTCGCCGGTGCTGCTCGACGGATGCGGCCCGAGCGCGGTGCGCGAGCACCCGTACGTCGCGCGCTATCCCGACTGA
- a CDS encoding M16 family metallopeptidase, which translates to MRSTWLALCVALAVMHAGCGGASRATLPAPHRPLVRTRDDASRAPPPLATLPLLEVPEVHRTTLATGLDVQVVPRTELPLVAIVVASRAFHIHDPGSPRGAASLTARVMERELGRMALAARGRELAAPDVTAGGDGLLIAMQVPSTEVVPALTMLSAVLRAEDCFAADVELARVAHRELVARAQTVGRLASLGALVSLYGPEDPRSAPSYGSALHVERLQRAHCIAQRRRGLLPASTTIAIAGDITPEEAFAHVQGTLGAWARTGAAVPPAPPPTFPQSERNLLLVPVRSEEGSLMIVERGPGPDEPGFPAFAVLTRMLGGMFAARMNIEVRERRGWAYGVSAELGVAADHSTVRVECTVRGDRLLDTLQVFEHELWRLREPARIEADELATAVSMERATLRTQLEARTSVAYALARAFLHGRTLADHARLDAALASLRSDDVARAAASFRLGAAPVVMIGPRELAPALARARPGRFGLILPP; encoded by the coding sequence ATGAGGTCCACGTGGCTCGCCCTCTGTGTCGCGCTCGCCGTGATGCACGCCGGATGCGGAGGCGCATCGCGCGCGACGTTGCCCGCGCCGCATCGTCCGCTGGTGCGCACGCGCGACGACGCATCGCGCGCGCCTCCGCCGCTCGCGACGCTCCCGCTGCTCGAGGTGCCCGAGGTGCACCGGACGACGCTCGCGACCGGCCTCGACGTGCAGGTCGTGCCGCGCACCGAGCTGCCGCTGGTCGCGATCGTCGTCGCGTCGCGCGCGTTCCACATCCACGACCCGGGCTCGCCGCGCGGCGCGGCGTCGCTGACGGCGCGCGTGATGGAGCGCGAGCTCGGGCGGATGGCGCTCGCGGCGCGCGGGCGTGAGCTCGCGGCCCCCGACGTCACGGCGGGCGGCGACGGCTTGCTCATCGCGATGCAGGTGCCGAGCACGGAGGTCGTGCCCGCGCTGACGATGCTCTCGGCGGTGCTGCGCGCCGAAGACTGTTTCGCCGCCGACGTGGAGCTCGCGCGCGTGGCGCATCGCGAGCTCGTCGCGCGCGCGCAGACCGTCGGTCGGCTCGCGAGCCTCGGCGCGCTCGTGTCGCTCTACGGCCCGGAAGATCCGCGCTCCGCGCCGTCGTACGGCAGCGCGCTCCACGTCGAGCGCCTCCAGCGGGCCCACTGCATCGCGCAGCGCCGCCGCGGGCTCCTGCCGGCGTCGACGACGATCGCGATCGCGGGCGACATCACGCCCGAGGAGGCCTTCGCGCACGTGCAGGGCACGCTCGGCGCGTGGGCGCGCACCGGCGCGGCGGTGCCGCCCGCGCCGCCACCGACGTTCCCGCAGTCGGAGCGCAACCTGCTGCTCGTGCCGGTGCGCTCCGAGGAAGGCTCGCTGATGATCGTCGAGCGCGGCCCGGGCCCCGACGAGCCCGGGTTCCCGGCGTTCGCGGTGCTCACGCGGATGCTCGGCGGCATGTTCGCGGCGCGCATGAACATCGAGGTGCGCGAGCGCCGCGGCTGGGCGTACGGCGTGTCGGCCGAGCTCGGTGTCGCGGCGGATCACTCGACCGTGCGCGTCGAGTGCACGGTGCGCGGCGATCGACTGCTCGACACGCTGCAGGTGTTCGAGCACGAGCTCTGGCGTCTGCGCGAGCCGGCTCGCATCGAGGCCGACGAGCTCGCGACCGCCGTGAGCATGGAGCGCGCGACGCTGCGCACGCAGCTCGAGGCGCGCACCAGCGTCGCGTACGCGCTGGCGCGCGCGTTCCTCCACGGGCGAACGCTCGCGGATCATGCGCGCCTCGACGCGGCGCTCGCGTCGCTCCGGAGCGACGACGTGGCGCGCGCCGCGGCGTCGTTCCGGCTGGGCGCGGCACCGGTGGTGATGATCGGGCCGCGGGAGCTCGCGCCGGCGCTCGCCCGCGCGCGCCCGGGGCGGTTCGGGCTGATCCTCCCGCCCTGA
- a CDS encoding 2TM domain-containing protein, giving the protein MADERETPRYTREEVEEILRRAAERTHDRGDALRHDELVAAAREAGIDVSAVESAAGELAERREDRLAVESWKAARRRRFASHFLTWLVVNAGLFLLDLLGGPGWWFFYPLLGWGIAVALQGVGALREPTPAQVERVTRKDRRRREAERKREARRLEREARRHRDRGDRDRRKRIEKEFERAVESGVSALLQAATKHLDKATRRDEGPLPDTEFNRYVARKKGGPTGARVGDVGDGDGRGPRVRVDHDEDFDDEDERERRGSSRKLRR; this is encoded by the coding sequence ATGGCCGACGAGCGCGAGACGCCGCGCTACACGCGCGAGGAGGTCGAGGAGATCCTGCGGCGCGCCGCGGAGCGCACGCACGATCGCGGCGATGCGCTGCGCCACGACGAGCTCGTCGCGGCCGCGCGCGAGGCGGGCATCGACGTCTCGGCGGTCGAGAGCGCGGCGGGCGAGCTCGCGGAGCGACGCGAGGATCGGCTCGCGGTCGAGTCGTGGAAGGCCGCGCGTCGGCGCCGGTTCGCGTCGCACTTCCTGACGTGGCTCGTCGTCAACGCAGGGCTCTTCCTGCTCGATCTGCTCGGTGGGCCGGGATGGTGGTTCTTCTATCCGCTCCTCGGGTGGGGCATCGCGGTCGCGCTCCAGGGCGTGGGCGCGCTCCGCGAGCCGACGCCCGCGCAGGTCGAGCGCGTGACGCGCAAGGATCGACGCAGGCGCGAGGCGGAGCGCAAGCGCGAGGCGCGTCGGCTGGAGCGCGAGGCGCGACGCCATCGCGACCGCGGCGACCGGGATCGCCGCAAGCGCATCGAGAAGGAGTTCGAGCGCGCGGTCGAGAGCGGCGTGAGCGCGCTGCTCCAGGCCGCGACGAAGCACCTCGACAAGGCGACGCGTCGCGACGAGGGCCCGCTGCCCGACACCGAGTTCAATCGCTACGTCGCGCGCAAGAAGGGCGGGCCCACCGGCGCGCGCGTGGGCGACGTGGGCGACGGCGACGGGCGCGGTCCGCGCGTGCGCGTCGATCACGACGAGGACTTCGACGACGAGGACGAGCGCGAGCGGCGCGGCTCGTCGCGCAAGCTCCGCCGGTGA
- the ltrA gene encoding group II intron reverse transcriptase/maturase, giving the protein MSTNVVQNNATGGKGPWGSHVEEAGKREGMAGRTGPNDPVGRRPREEVRQLQRRLWVAAKRAPGRRFHALHDHIWRSDVLREAWKRVEANKGAAGVDGQTIAEVKQYGVERFLEELGDALRSKTYRPEVVLRRYIPKADGRKRPLGIPTVRDRVVQMAAKLVLEPIFEADFLPCSWGFRPKRGALGALETLRKLGAKGHHHVLDADIRDYFGSIDHDKLMKLVARRISDRRMLKLVRQWLEAGVMDGGVVTRNIAGTPQGGVISPLLSNIYLHVLDVTWMRKSAPLGTLVRYADDFVVMCTTKRECEEAERRIRVILGRLGLELHPDKTRRVELYDGKQGFDFLGHHLHKRMSGALWEKKGRRLYFLHRWPSARAMKRVRQRVKELTPRRRCHADVREVIADLNPVLRGWGNYFRTGNAAKKFNQLDSYVWRRLRDLRVERKGRHLKPGESSRWTREYFWSLGLHRLRGTVQYPERAFFREVA; this is encoded by the coding sequence ATGTCGACGAACGTCGTGCAGAACAACGCGACGGGAGGGAAGGGTCCCTGGGGCAGTCACGTCGAGGAAGCAGGTAAGCGCGAGGGAATGGCCGGCAGGACCGGACCTAACGACCCCGTCGGCCGTAGGCCGCGCGAAGAAGTGCGACAACTGCAGAGGCGACTGTGGGTCGCGGCCAAGCGAGCACCTGGGAGACGTTTTCACGCTCTTCATGACCACATCTGGAGGAGTGACGTCCTTCGGGAAGCGTGGAAGCGAGTCGAGGCGAACAAGGGCGCGGCGGGCGTCGATGGCCAGACGATCGCCGAGGTGAAGCAGTACGGAGTCGAGCGCTTCCTCGAAGAGCTCGGCGACGCACTGCGGAGCAAGACGTACCGGCCCGAGGTGGTGCTGCGCCGGTACATCCCGAAGGCAGATGGAAGGAAGCGGCCGCTCGGGATTCCGACGGTCCGGGATCGAGTGGTCCAGATGGCGGCGAAGCTGGTGCTGGAGCCGATCTTCGAGGCGGACTTTCTTCCGTGCTCGTGGGGCTTCCGGCCGAAGCGGGGCGCGCTGGGTGCGCTGGAGACGCTGAGGAAGCTCGGCGCGAAAGGGCATCATCACGTGCTCGACGCCGACATCCGCGACTACTTCGGGAGCATCGATCACGACAAGCTGATGAAGCTCGTCGCTCGACGCATCTCGGATCGGCGGATGCTCAAGCTGGTGCGGCAGTGGCTCGAAGCGGGCGTGATGGACGGGGGCGTCGTGACTCGCAACATCGCGGGAACGCCGCAGGGCGGAGTCATCTCTCCGCTGCTCTCGAACATCTACCTGCACGTGCTCGACGTGACGTGGATGCGTAAGAGCGCCCCGCTCGGGACGCTGGTGCGCTACGCGGACGACTTCGTCGTGATGTGCACGACGAAGCGCGAGTGCGAAGAGGCAGAGAGGCGCATTCGAGTCATCCTCGGGCGCCTCGGTCTCGAGCTGCATCCGGACAAGACGAGGCGAGTCGAGCTCTACGATGGCAAGCAGGGCTTCGATTTTCTCGGACATCACCTGCACAAACGCATGAGCGGAGCGCTGTGGGAGAAGAAAGGCAGACGCCTCTATTTCCTGCATCGCTGGCCGTCCGCGCGCGCGATGAAGCGGGTGAGACAGCGCGTGAAGGAGCTGACCCCGAGGAGGCGGTGCCACGCGGATGTTCGCGAGGTGATCGCCGATCTCAACCCCGTGCTGCGGGGCTGGGGCAACTACTTCCGCACCGGAAATGCCGCCAAGAAATTCAACCAACTCGACAGCTACGTCTGGCGTCGGCTGCGGGACCTGCGCGTGGAGCGCAAGGGCCGGCATCTGAAGCCGGGGGAGTCGAGCAGGTGGACGCGCGAGTACTTCTGGAGCCTCGGACTTCATCGCCTGCGAGGGACCGTGCAGTACCCCGAGCGAGCCTTCTTCCGGGAGGTCGCGTAA
- the fabG gene encoding 3-oxoacyl-ACP reductase FabG, whose amino-acid sequence MRDRSPKEKPRALVTGASRGIGAAIAVSLARAGYPVIVQYRSNDDAAQAVKESIEKEGGRAELSRFDVADAERASAAMAKLLEGAPIGVLVNNAGVTADAPFPAMDLAQWQTVTRTTLDGFYNVTQPLVMPMVRARWGRIVNIASVSGVIGNRGQVNYSAAKAGLIGATKALAQEMAKRNVTVNAVAPGPVETDMFQGALAQGTPLDEVLKHIPMRRIGKPDDVAAIVAFLCSDAAGYITGQVIGVNGGMC is encoded by the coding sequence ATGAGGGACCGCAGCCCGAAGGAGAAGCCCAGGGCGCTCGTCACCGGCGCGAGCCGCGGCATCGGCGCGGCAATCGCGGTGTCGCTCGCGCGCGCGGGCTACCCCGTGATCGTGCAGTACCGATCGAACGACGACGCGGCGCAGGCGGTGAAGGAGTCGATCGAGAAGGAGGGCGGGCGCGCCGAGCTCTCGCGCTTCGACGTGGCGGACGCGGAGCGCGCGAGCGCGGCGATGGCGAAGCTGCTCGAGGGCGCGCCGATCGGCGTGCTCGTCAACAACGCGGGCGTGACCGCGGACGCGCCGTTCCCCGCGATGGATCTCGCGCAATGGCAGACGGTCACGCGCACCACGCTCGACGGCTTCTACAACGTGACGCAGCCGCTCGTGATGCCGATGGTGCGCGCGCGCTGGGGCCGCATCGTGAACATCGCGAGCGTGTCGGGCGTGATCGGCAACCGCGGTCAGGTGAACTACTCGGCCGCGAAGGCGGGCCTGATCGGCGCGACCAAGGCGCTCGCGCAGGAGATGGCGAAGCGCAACGTCACCGTGAACGCAGTCGCGCCGGGCCCGGTCGAGACCGACATGTTCCAGGGCGCGCTCGCGCAGGGCACGCCGCTCGACGAGGTGCTCAAGCACATCCCGATGCGCCGCATCGGCAAGCCCGACGACGTCGCCGCGATCGTGGCGTTCCTGTGCAGCGATGCGGCGGGATACATCACCGGCCAGGTCATCGGGGTCAACGGCGGGATGTGCTGA